The genomic segment TGCCCCGCTATAATTCcttgttaataaataataataataataataataataataataataataaagtgctgctgctgctgctggtggtGCTTTTGGGAATTTTGGTAATTgacaaagaatttttttattaaaaaaaaaaagaataaacctAGATTTTGATCACTGCGATCAAGGAAAGGCAGGAGAAGAAAAAGGGCAAAAGGATAAAAACTTTAGATGTTGGACTGCACCATTCAATATACATATATTCCATACATACGTGGATCATGATTCAGACTCctcccaaaataataataattagaaatatGAACCTTAAACAAGAATCTACCGTGGAGTGAGTaaataattttgtaataaaataataataaaaaaaagaggatttgCTCTTGTGAATGCAATGgagtaatatgaaaaataaataattccttAAGAAAAACAGGGAAGGGATATTAGTACTTGCAGCAGGGCTCTAAACTATGACTATGACTATGGCTTCGCTATGCACACGCATGCCCTCTATACACATCCATGGATGGAGACCACGACCACGACCACGACCACGacgacaaaaataaataaatatataccgaaataataataataataatgaagaagGTAGTAAATAAGGGgtgaataaataatataatataaaacaatgaaaCCACCGTAGGAGCTGCGGGGAGTTCGGATCCATTATTAACTGTCATAACAGAATTTATTATTACTCCTGCTCCTTGCATATATTGCATCTTTCACATTATTTATAATGTTTCTTCTTgtcaattatattataaaattcagATTAACCTTAACTTCTTGAGCTGTGTTTTAGCCACCCGATTAAACTTATTTTGAATCGACCTGTCCAACTATCAAGTCGAATTTTTTATCCAACATTAAGATATTTCAACatatggaatatatatatatatatatataacagttcTTTGAGATAAGGGTCTTTTCTTTACCACAGGCAAAGTGGATGCTCATAACCATGCCTTGGTTTCATTGTTGTTGGAGCCCTGCCTTGACACCCTGCTGTTAGCAACCAAACATTGGTCCAGCAGCACGAGAGGACTCCTTGGGACATCATGTCCTCCGCAAAGGCAAGAGAAAGCTCTCAGCACCTGTCTTTACCCTCCTCCTCTGGGGCATGCCCATCTAGATCATAGTGGCAGATGGCTCTCCTTCTATAGCCCACCTACTCTAAATCTAATTAATGGCTCTGTATTATTATGATCGCCACCATCAAGTCATTTGGTGCATAACTTTACTACCTCCACAATTCACGAGAATGGAGCCGAAAGAATCCAGGTATTTATAGGCACTACAACGAACTAAGACCAACCACCATTTATGGTGATATCAACAGCCCATCAGATTTGGCAATCGGGGAGGGGCTGAAGGAATATTATGAGCAACGATGAAACTTGTAACTCATGAGATGGTTCAAAATCATTGCGCAATTGTACAATTAATTGCAGGTCATTAATACATGCCGTATCCCGGCAAGCTAATCTCACCAGAAAACTTAATTTCTACCAGCACCGGTAATCAGATTtacaaacgaaaaaaattacCATCATCAAACTAAACATCATTGCTAATATGAGGGGGGCTGATTTTATTTGCTCCTCGTTATGTCTTGCACAGCAGCCTTATTAATACCCATATCCTGTAACAACAGGGCGAGAAAACAGAGACTTGGTTAGGCAAGTCACTAGAGAAACAAAGCACTTAACAGTGGAAGAACAACACCCGCAGCAGAATTCCACTTAGTTTCATCGTTCAGAAGAACAAACCTGAGTTGTCCATGGGGTTGCCAGCAGGCACTGATTCGGGCTCCTTAATCTCAACAACTACACAATCTGACATCAAGAAAGTCTTTGCTACGGATGATGCATGCTCCAGGCAACATCTGACCACCTGAATGAAGATTTCCGTATTTAGTTTTGAAACAAAATCCCCAAACTAACTAGTTCAACCACTCTGAAAAGGACAGGATTCCCAAATCTTATATTTAAACCCAACTACATCTTATTCTTAAATCCAACCACACAGTTATCAGACCCAACAGAAACTTTTTCCACTGAAAGCAAATCACAAATTGTAACTCCCCGAATTAAATCCACATAGTAACTCACCTTCGTTGGATCGATGATTCCAGCAGCCATCAGATCTTCATAATTTCCAGTTGCAGCATTGTATCCAAACTTAGGATTGTCACTTGCAAGCACCTAAAAGATGAAGCAATTATCTTAGCTGCAGGTAGTCCTGGACCACACACAGTACCATAATTTGACATTGGCAAAGTTACGTACCTTCTCGCTGACCACACTTCCATTAACACCAGCATTCTTGGCTATTAATTTCAAGGGGTAGCTCAGAGCTCTCTTTACAATGTCTGCTCCAACCTGTAATCAAGCAAAAACAATTGAGGCAAAGCACATTTTAAGCAGCTCGGCGACAGCCTTTACATGGAGAAAAAATAGATCACTACTGAGTTCCCACGAGTTCCTCCTTTACAGAACATTCAATGAATTCCTAAAATGTTGGCAAATTACCTTTTCTTCATCATTCTCAAGGCTGTCCTTGATGGCATCCACCTTTGATGCCAGTCTCAGCAGGGTGCATCCACCACCAACCACAATACCTTCCTCAACGGCAGCCTGAAAACCATTGAGATAAAGAATGGTTTGAGTCCAAACAACTTACCTGGAACATAAGAACAATACAGAGGGCGGTGGCATGAGAAAAATTACCTTGGTTGCATTTAGAGCATCTTCAACTCtcagtttcttttctttaagcTCTGTTTCGGTTTGTGCTCCAACCTTTAGCATTCAAAAAGCACGTCCATTTAAGTGAAGATACAATCTACACTGTTTTGTGTCTCTGTTTTGTGAGTGATAGAAAAATTACCTGTATCACCGCAACACCACCTGACAGTTTTGCAATTCTTTCATTGAGCTTCTCCTTTTCATAGTCTTGTTCAGCAGCCTGCATTTTTATATCTTGCATTTAGCAACAATAAACTACTACtagagggaaaaaataaaaacaacatcattttgttGGGAGTGAAAGGCAAGGAGAATCGACACCTCAATAAGATTTTTAATCTGTGCAACTCTCTTATTTACTGCTTCTTGGGTGCTTCCATCAGCAACAATGGTGGTTGTATCCTTGGTAAGAACCACTTTAGAAGCATGTCCCAGGACCTCACTGCCTACTTTGTCCAAGGCAAGCCCCACCTCTTCTCTAACAACAGTTCCTGAAAGCCAATGAAAGAAATCtctcaacatcaacaaaataaaaatactaatatcaATGGTGTGCGTTCATATCCACTCCACAGCAAACAAGTAAGGAAGGCATTCATATCCACATTGAGAGAACACGATAGCAGAACAccatgaacaaaaataaaatcagatagAAAGCAAAGAATCCTAAGTAGAACCCTAACCTCCAGTCAGAATAGCAATGTCGTCAAGGTACTGGCTCTTTCGCTCCCCAAAACCAGGAGCTTTGAGGGCAGCAATCTTCAAAGCACCCCTAAGCTTATTGACAACAAGAGTAGCTAAAGCTTCTTGCTCAATGTCTTCAGCAACTATTACAACTGGATATCCACCTTTAATTGCATCTTCCAAAATAGCAATGAGATCTCTAgcatttgttattttcttgtcAACAAGAAGCAACTGcaccaaaacaaatgaaattgtCAACGCAGCAGGAAAAATCAACTGCAAAGGCTCGCTTGACTAGCCGTGACCACATACCTTGCAGTTATCATATTCAACTGCCATTTTTTCACTATCAGTGACGAAGTAAGGTGAGATATAACCACGGTCAAACTGCATTCCCTCAACGACATAGAGACTATTATCAGCGCTTTTTCCCTCTTCAAGAGTCACCACTCCCTTCCTACCAACTTTGCTCATAGCTTCCGCAATCATATTCCCAACTTCATAGTTGTTCCCTGCACTAACAGCGGCCACATCTGCAAGTTCACTGTCTTCAACCTGCAAACCCAAATTATAACCACTCTGTCCTTTCTCTGCGCTTCAATACATATATACAAAGGTCGCAGTTGCATAATGATAATTACCCACAAGCATGGTCTAACCAACTTTACATACCTCTTTTGACATCAATTTAAGTTCATTTACAAGAGCTCTTGAGGTCTTTTCAATGCCTCTAGTGATTAAAACAGGGTTTGCGCCAGCAGCCACAACCTGTAAGAAAAACAACGGGTGAGATTGACACGTTCAACATATCTTCGCAGAATATATTGTATGAACCACCATACCAACCTTGACACCTTCTGCAATAAGGCCCTGTGCAAGAACAACAGATGTTGTGGTCCCATCACCAGCCAAGTCATTTGTCTTGGCAGCAGCTTGTCTCACTAGCTTAGCACCAATGTTCTCAACTGGATCCTCCAATTCAACCTGGAAATTTAAGGTAAAGCATCCTGTTAATAATCGTCATGCCTAGAGAAAGCCACTAAAAgctcataaatattatttggagTAACAAAATAACATATAGGGGAATGCCACATAGATAGATTGCCTCTACTGAATTGGATAGCTACGACTACAATTTCTAGCATGCATCTTGTAGTTGCAAATATTGTTCTGAAAAAATGAGACAAGAGGATAGAAATCTCATGTTCGAGTTATCAAAGAGACAAACAATCAAGATAAAGCATACCTCTTTAGCAACAGTCACACCATCATTGACAATTTTAGGTGAACCGTACTTGCTCTCAAGAACAACATTCCGGCCTTTAGGTCCAAGGGTAACCCCAACTAGATCTGCAAGCTTGTTCACACCAGTCTGCAATAAAGGAACAAATCTGGTAAGCAAAAGGCAGATGAAATCATACAAACACGCTGCAACAAGAGGCAAATACTGAACAAAACCAGTAACCCAAAACTCACTTGCAATTTCCTAATTGCTGACCCGTCCTTGTTGAAATGAAGCTCCTTGGCCGCATTAACCTTGAGAGAACGCAATCTTGGTAGAACTACATTCTGTGGTCTACCAAATCGACTTGCAGAAATGGAAGCAAAAGATGACAACTTGTTTGAAGAAAATGCAAACTTCCTATCCATAGCACGGGCATTAGGAGCAGCCAAGGTTCCAGCTGAGGACATGGCAGTAAACGTTGAtgccatttttattatttaatacctgataacaaaacaaacaaaagaatgatgaaTTTCTAGAaggattgttttttctaagcTCACATAGGTTTTAATCGTTATACTTTCCAGCTAAAATTCTCTTCCAAGCTAAATTCATTTGACTACAGCAACAAAGTTCCCATGAAGCAATAGAGCTATGTGGTGAACTAGATAACTCACAGAATCACAAATTAAGAACCAAACAACAAAAAGTTCATTTATTCAACTAATTTGAATCACCAACCAATAAGACCTGCAGGAACAGGTGGATTTCTAACGAGATTGCATTACAGTTAGCACGAAAcagcataattaaaataactcaTTTCCCTCCATGAATCAAAACAGCAGGAACTAAGTTTTGATAAGCTACCATGATTGGCatgcaaaaagaagaaaaggaagataaGTAGCAGtttaaagattgaaactttTATCACACTAAAGGCAGAGGAGACgggggaagaagaggaagaagaagaagagggagcGGGTCAGAGAACTTACAGAGAAGTGGAACGGCCGGTGGTGGTGGAGCAGGGTTTAGGAGAAGGGGGTTTAATGGATAAGAGGCGACGGTGGCTAGGTAAGGGTATGTAGGTTTCTCTTATGGACACTCTCTTTGCACTTCTTCGAGAGCTAAAGAGAAAAGGAGTAgggttttctctttctttaaacGATGCAAGGGTGGTCGTATTTGTGATTTCGTCTTGACAGTTCCACCTTCAGCGAATCTAGACCGTTGATTGAAACTTGTTGCCGTTTGATTTGTCGTGCACTAGAACCCTCTAGAACCATTGATATTGTAGAATACAGGTGATTGGAATGAATTTCTATCGTATCCTATCCTAtcgtattattaaattcaattatagtcTTCGATTCACGTATTTACAAGAGAGCCACCATAAGACCACAAGAATTCATTCAGCCAAGCCCATGAACAACTGGGCTTTAATAGCAATCCTGAACCTACAAGCAGGAAATTATCGTGTGGCCTTGAATACTGTAACTAATTATAAGTTTTCCTCACTCTTGTTACTTCAACAACATCGACCCTTCCTGCCTGCCTGGCTTATTTATTTGTCAAGTTTTCCAGAACCCGGCAAGTTGTCAGGAATCATGGCATATTTACAGCGCTTAATTACATGATCGATCAATGAGCAGCGAAATCAAATGATGGGagcagctagctagctagccagGGAGCAGTCAACAAGATGAATCAAGTGTGATCTTGATCGTGCGTGCTTGAAGCCGGTTGGTTTCCAAAGAGTTGAGTGTACAAGTTGTACTGGTTTGCAGCTGAGGAAGAAGGAGTCCCTTGTGAGGAAGCAGAAGAAGAATCTTGTGTAGACGAGGCATGGCTGTGTGATCCCTCGTATACTATTCGAAGGTTTTCTGGGTTGGACCATTCTGCTCTCTTCTTCGCCATACAATTTCGCTTCTGGCATCTAAAATAGCCcctgtaattaattaattaattaattaatataaccaTGCATGTCAGTTGTCACTCctattatattcatatatagaacaatattcattttaataaggacattaattatatgtattaaCCTCCACAACCACACATACATAATTAGCACTTATTACATACCTAGCTAGCGGATTAATTCTCAATCTCATGcatctaattaattagcacGTGCAATCAGCTAGCTAGCCAGGCTCCTAATTAATATTTCAGacatttaatttcttctatataattaatattcatgTTTGCTGATCTATTCATATCAAATTATTCTTCTTCAAAGTACGTAGGCGTAAGTatcatttgatatatatttgcTCATATCAAAAGgaatatataattgaaaattaatgcaTGAATTGTTACGGGCCAGCTCGTTGATAAAATTCCTGCATCCATCCATCTGATGTGAAATTGAGAACTGCGGGAGGAGgtgattattaattatatatatatggacaaCGTCTGATCATATATAATAGACTAATCAGAGGTTCCCCAGCTTCcccttctaattttatttatttatatatatatatatatatatatatatatatatatatatatatatattaatttgtacaAGGAAATTTATATGTATGTATTTAATCTATACTtactatttcaaaataaaataattcagatATATTAGAATAGAAggaaaatatcttttatattttaaaataacaaaaaattactaaaaaattattatagatgTAGATTTATTTctatcatcaatatatattcTTTCAGCTCTTTATTCCttaattttagtatttgttttttaattttaaaatgctaATCAAATGCAACCTAAATTAACAAGCAGCAGCTGCAACAAGGACGTAGCGAATATAGTTCGGGTTCAAATCTTATATCTTCCACATATAATTTGCCAGGAAGAAACCCCTTGATGTATGATGATCAATATATACACACAAAACTGTAcactgctatatatatatatatatatatatatatatatatatcactcgCGCTCGATCGTATGTAGAGAGAAAGATGCAAAACATACAACATGCATAGAGAATTCAACGTATCGATACCTGaattttccaatatttttgaTGAACTTTTGGCCATATTTCTTCCATTCAAACCCATCTTCTGGCAGCACCAATCTCCGCCTTCCTCGATCTgtatgctgctgctgctgctgctcttcTTTGTCCTCCTCAGTTTCCCTTGATTAATGATTATACATATATAGAGCATGGAGTGATTTAATTAGTTGCTttagtataaatatatatatttagtactGTTTAGAATTGTTTGCTGTATTCGAattgcctatatatatatatatgtataattaatACCAACACATACTGGGAAAAGGAGTTTGACAATATaagatcaatatatatatatatatatatatatatatatatatatataagtactGAAAGCAAAATGGTTATATAATGTTAgctaaagaatgaaaaacatTAATCACCGCAGTAGTGAAGAGATCATCttaataaaactgaaagtgCATTATTGCATATAATAATCATGGTGGGGACGTTGATATCGACGAGCTTGCGACGGCTAGCTGTGTTTACATCATGAGGCTAGATTTCATTTTCGTttccctttaaaaaataaataatttttttggcacCAGGAAAttggatttaattatatatgcaCCAGGAAATCAACACAAACTAATCTtgggagagaaaaaataatcaaactgtGTTTTTAGCTCTTAAAGATCTAGatctataatatatatatatatatatatatggatggaatccataaatataattaaaaaaacactaacttAGCTCTTTCTTCGATAATCAGAAAGATTTTTTCACGGTATTGCTTACAAGTAGTGAGATAAAAGAGTTCTCGAGATCAAATCACGTCCCTAGTACTAATTAAttcaagaagaagaggaggaggaggaggaggaggaggaggaagaggaagaagaagaagaagaagaagaagaagaagaagaagaagacggagaagaggaagaagaagtcTTGCTTCGAATTTTAAGAGAAACACATACattggatggatggatggatggatctCATAGTAgctttgataatatatataatagaatCTAAGAAGGATGGGAAAAGATCAGAACTTATAAAAACCCTAGCTTGATATATATCCAGAAGCTGCATATATAGAAAGTGCTCATTTAATTTCATGAGCATTTCTCCAtcgaagagaagaaagagaagggatAAAAAGGAATGGAAAGCATAGTAAAAGAACATACATGGAGGTTTCTCTGGTCGGAGAAACTTCACTCATGGTCACTGTTGATTATCCACACCAAGAGAAAAGGGGGTCGGCGAGAAAGTATGTTCAATCTTTTGGTGGAAAATACAAAAGACAAAGAAGGAGTGCAAGCtgatatttattattactattattattattgttattattccTAAGCTTTTATGGGTTTGGccgcttctctctctctctctctctctctctctctctctctctctctctctctctatatatatatatatatatatatatatatatatatattagtgaaaTAACTTGGTCTTGGCTCTACCAAAATCATCCAATaatattaagagaaaaataaaataaaatacacaagCACACACAATAGATTTGCGTAAATATATAAGGTGATATTGCTGAGTTATGAAACccattgattaattaaaaaaatttatcaataaagtggttataaaaaaattagttaaattattaaaatcatatttttttataaataaataagaaaatattttaattctttcatgGAATATTATCGACTCAGTCATGATAGTCTGTAATAAACCCTTATCCGAAGTCTAATGATTTTTTAGAGTATTTGAGATTATGgtgcaaagtattttttaaaataattattttatttaaaaatatattaaagtattttttattttttatattaatacattgaaattattagaaaacactaaaaatattttaaaaaaataatttaagaatacgTGTAAAAAAGATTGGACAAACAACACCTTCATGCTTGCTTTTTTTCATGAGAGATGACTAAATACTAATTATCAAAGGTCAAGCTTCCCACCGACCGAAATGAGCCTATTAAACTTGATtaggatatatatatctatatgtaGTAGCCTATCATGGTAGTGATGGGTATATATATGCACCACTGTCATGGAGAAAATCACTAAATAAATTAAGTCtattatgatatttatatatattagttcaAGAAATACAAGGCACGTAAGTATAATAATCCTCCTCATTTTACAtccatgtaatttaatttatatgaactttaatttataaataattaattaattcatagaTAATGTCACAActagatttatttaataatttgaagggtttttttttaaatgtcatcatcaaccaaaaaaaacatgcaaatatAGCACAACTATGAAAAagaattgagaaataaaatatttttattaattggtCGCTATTCTCAATATGCAACctgttagaataaaaaataattaaaagattctGTTGATGGGATGAACacgatttatattattttcttaacaaattaCTTAATAGAttgcactgtttttttttagtttttttattggccatttttttaaaaaaaaaataaaaaactttgtcATGGGCAATGTgtgaatgagaaaaaaagaaagagaatataGAGGGTCCACGTGGATGATGCGGACGGGGTTTTTATATGCATGACGTTTACCTAATGGCGTCAACCACTTCCCTTCCCAATTCCCCTCTCCTAACTTCTTTAAACCCTTCCCTTCTTTAGgcattttaaaatagttttttaattagaaatatattaaaatagtttttttagttttaaccaTATTAAAATCGTtagagaatattaaaaaaatattattttaatatattttaaaaaaacatttttaaaaaaattaaaaaccaaatactGTCTCTATAGTCTGATCTAATTACCTTTTCATTTAACACACTTCCtcctttttttctgttcttaccaaggctttgtttatttttatagtgcAGTGTGATGCaactgtattttattttaattataatttaaaaatatttaattaattaataaacattATCGTTTCAAAAAGATCTTATTGAAaacttttttaagattttggtttgaaaaagctaaaatctatttttttatctattttttcaaactgtaattacaaaaattattacaatgcctaacatacactaaaaaaTTTAGGTCAAACTTTTGGATGGTGCTGGTGATCAACGAGAGTATATTGAGAAGGtagttgcggttgtttttcaaagtgttttcacttaaaaatatattaaaatattttttgttttatttttaaaaattattcttgatatcagcgcatcagtATAAtctgataaaacaaaaaaaatattaattttaagtaaagaaaaaaaatttaatttttttaaaagcacatttaaaacataaaaataaacagagccTGACAATGTCCAGTAATTAGAGATAGCTTAGCTAAAGAACATAGGTGACAAATGGAAAGAAAGTCCACTTCACTGTTTGATATCGTGTTTTCACTTGTATTTAAgtgtatttgttttgaaaaaaatatcatatttagtattttgtttttaagattttgatgcgatgtcataaataaaaaaaatataaaagaaattattttgatatatttataaataaaaaaacatttgaaaagtaCCATAGACTACTAGATGTACCAAACATACATGTAGTTATCTAAatcaaactacaaaaaaaatatcaaacttttatagtgtgtttggtattgcgttttaaaagtattttttaaaaaaattaaaatttatttatttttatttactttaaattaatattttttttatattttcagatcattttgttatgctaatatcaaaaataatttttaaaaaaataaaaaaacatttattttaatgtgtttttcaattaaaaacactttgaaaaacaaccgctaccacacttccaaacacacTACTGCGTGGTAGTAGCTATATTATATATAACCCTGCTAGTTCACtctcttaattatttaattgcATTGTTTAATTATATACGAGATGGCATGCTTGCGCGCTGCCGCgagtttataaaacaaatgtacttgatagtgttataattgtaaaCCAACGCtggataagtaatagaaactaaagatatgatggagccaatatttcataacaaaaaaatattatgttggtgatcaaaaacttagagactgaataaAATGATTTGCAGCAATACACGGTGTTTTGCGAGGAAAAATATAGTGTTTTcaccacatgatttaacttttctattaataaaaagcaaaaataattataaagctaaattctctaccaactcaatattttaaaaaaaaaacaacaaagataattttgcaaggaaaaaaacccatgaggaaaaacattgtagcaattgacaatgttctgtaaggaaaactacagtgttttcccaataaaatcgacaaagataattttagaaaaaaatcataaaaaaaccatttagagaaatattgtagcaattcacagtgttttgtgagaaaaactacaacgctttcctcttatgatttagctttattgtaattataattcttaaccaactcaatattaaaaaaaaatcatatggaaagcattgcaacaattcacaatgttttaaataaaaaaaattacaaagctaaattattaatcaactcaatatttttaaaaaaatcgacatggataattttaaaaaataacaaaaaaaaacacctttgcTTTTTCGAAGAATCCGACCTATCAAGCAAGAAAGAAGCGGTTTTTTCCacgctggaaaaaaaaacagggaaaaaaacccatgttggaaacactgtagcaattcatagtattttgtgatgacttccccacatgattttgtcttatttgtaatgacttgtaattgtaatctcaatcagctcaatattaaaaaaataaaattagtaaagacaattttgaaaaaatcataagaaaaaaaaaccttgtggagagacactatagcaatccacagtgttttgtgaggaaagttacaTTGTTTTCCCCAtataattaagctttattacaaagttaaattctaaccagctcaatattaaaaaaataaaatgaacaaagataattttgaaaaaaaatattacaaaaaaaatcatgtaaggaaaaactgtatcaatccattgTGTTTATGA from the Populus nigra chromosome 1, ddPopNigr1.1, whole genome shotgun sequence genome contains:
- the LOC133701365 gene encoding chaperonin 60 subunit beta 2, chloroplastic, which translates into the protein MASTFTAMSSAGTLAAPNARAMDRKFAFSSNKLSSFASISASRFGRPQNVVLPRLRSLKVNAAKELHFNKDGSAIRKLQTGVNKLADLVGVTLGPKGRNVVLESKYGSPKIVNDGVTVAKEVELEDPVENIGAKLVRQAAAKTNDLAGDGTTTSVVLAQGLIAEGVKVVAAGANPVLITRGIEKTSRALVNELKLMSKEVEDSELADVAAVSAGNNYEVGNMIAEAMSKVGRKGVVTLEEGKSADNSLYVVEGMQFDRGYISPYFVTDSEKMAVEYDNCKLLLVDKKITNARDLIAILEDAIKGGYPVVIVAEDIEQEALATLVVNKLRGALKIAALKAPGFGERKSQYLDDIAILTGGTVVREEVGLALDKVGSEVLGHASKVVLTKDTTTIVADGSTQEAVNKRVAQIKNLIEAAEQDYEKEKLNERIAKLSGGVAVIQVGAQTETELKEKKLRVEDALNATKAAVEEGIVVGGGCTLLRLASKVDAIKDSLENDEEKVGADIVKRALSYPLKLIAKNAGVNGSVVSEKVLASDNPKFGYNAATGNYEDLMAAGIIDPTKVVRCCLEHASSVAKTFLMSDCVVVEIKEPESVPAGNPMDNSGYGY
- the LOC133701450 gene encoding WRKY transcription factor 44-like, with the translated sequence MSEVSPTRETSMETEEDKEEQQQQQHTDRGRRRLVLPEDGFEWKKYGQKFIKNIGKFRGYFRCQKRNCMAKKRAEWSNPENLRIVYEGSHSHASSTQDSSSASSQGTPSSSAANQYNLYTQLFGNQPASSTHDQDHT